In a genomic window of Temperatibacter marinus:
- the phaR gene encoding polyhydroxyalkanoate synthesis repressor PhaR, with translation MARKKTETDGPIIIKKYANRRLYNTDTSSYVTLDHLAELVKEDRDFVVVDAKSGDEITRSVLAQIIFDKESKDSGSENMLPVSFLKQLISLYGEGMQQFVPNYLQASLETFMANQQKIQEQFSQPEPMKMFEEMTKQNMAMMQEGMKFFAGNMNKQPQKAAAPEEESKPQEKAEHDPQSEQISALQSQLAALQDQISKLGQ, from the coding sequence ATGGCACGCAAGAAAACAGAGACTGATGGTCCTATCATTATTAAGAAATATGCAAACAGACGGTTGTATAATACGGACACAAGCAGTTACGTCACACTTGATCACCTTGCAGAGCTCGTCAAAGAAGACCGAGACTTTGTCGTTGTTGATGCAAAAAGTGGTGATGAAATCACACGTTCTGTTCTTGCTCAGATTATCTTTGACAAAGAAAGCAAAGACAGTGGATCAGAAAATATGCTGCCTGTTAGTTTTCTTAAACAATTGATCAGTCTTTACGGCGAAGGCATGCAGCAATTTGTTCCGAACTATCTTCAAGCTAGCCTAGAAACTTTCATGGCCAACCAGCAAAAAATTCAAGAACAATTTTCACAGCCAGAGCCTATGAAAATGTTTGAAGAAATGACCAAACAAAATATGGCGATGATGCAAGAGGGCATGAAATTCTTTGCGGGTAACATGAATAAACAGCCCCAGAAAGCGGCGGCACCAGAAGAAGAAAGCAAGCCTCAAGAAAAAGCTGAGCATGACCCACAGTCAGAGCAAATCTCTGCCCTACAAAGTCAATTAGCAGCTCTTCAGGACCAAATTTCTAAACTTGGTCAATAA
- a CDS encoding alpha/beta fold hydrolase, producing MTSDSLNPLSPLSLHMANTMALWSSAPLAAMHLMIGSLPVHPKLTALFDELKSTLDPKDMVAFQLSTALQSRERTEAFLKGVEAYQSYSYERQKAERTLFFQKGAMQVYDYGGQGDPIVLVPSLINPAYILDLMPGRSLVEYLTSREHRILLVDWGCPSDLEKSFCVDDYITELLVPLVEEFKEGCHILGYCMGGTLATGLTVLKAEKIKSLSLLAAPWDFHAEQDHPAFLQAQKLSAVIQKMPQTDFLDFTILQTYFASLDPTLSDKKFRDFAETTPGSFEAEFFVAMEIWANSGAPLTMPVAEQAMVQWYKHNFTGKGTWQIDGQVIAPHTIKCPVFAVCPERDRLVPPESALSLAQAIPEAILHNPKAGHVGMVVGSKAEKNLFAPLHRWYQALGNSYET from the coding sequence GTGACTAGTGACTCGCTTAACCCTCTTTCGCCTCTCTCCCTCCACATGGCCAATACAATGGCTCTCTGGTCATCAGCCCCGTTGGCAGCCATGCATTTGATGATAGGAAGTTTACCTGTACATCCAAAATTGACAGCTCTTTTTGATGAGCTAAAGTCGACCCTTGACCCTAAGGATATGGTGGCATTTCAACTGTCGACTGCTCTGCAAAGTCGAGAGCGCACAGAAGCTTTTCTAAAGGGGGTTGAGGCTTATCAATCCTATTCATATGAAAGACAAAAGGCAGAGCGGACACTTTTCTTTCAAAAAGGAGCGATGCAAGTCTATGATTATGGCGGACAGGGGGACCCAATCGTTCTAGTCCCTTCGCTGATTAATCCTGCGTATATATTAGATTTAATGCCAGGGCGAAGCCTTGTGGAATATTTAACATCAAGGGAGCATAGAATCTTATTGGTAGATTGGGGATGTCCTTCTGATCTTGAGAAGTCATTTTGTGTAGATGATTATATCACTGAATTGCTTGTGCCACTTGTTGAAGAATTTAAGGAAGGCTGTCATATCCTCGGCTATTGCATGGGAGGCACTCTAGCAACGGGACTTACTGTTCTGAAAGCAGAAAAAATTAAGTCGCTTTCTTTGTTAGCTGCGCCTTGGGATTTCCATGCAGAGCAAGATCATCCCGCATTTCTACAAGCCCAAAAGTTATCCGCTGTTATCCAAAAGATGCCTCAGACAGATTTCCTTGATTTTACAATTCTGCAAACATATTTTGCCAGCCTTGATCCAACACTGAGTGATAAGAAATTTCGTGATTTTGCAGAGACAACTCCCGGCAGTTTTGAGGCTGAGTTCTTTGTCGCAATGGAGATTTGGGCAAATAGTGGTGCCCCACTTACCATGCCGGTTGCCGAGCAGGCCATGGTTCAGTGGTATAAACATAATTTCACCGGCAAAGGGACTTGGCAGATTGACGGCCAGGTCATCGCACCTCACACCATAAAATGCCCTGTCTTTGCCGTCTGTCCCGAGAGAGATCGACTTGTGCCTCCCGAATCAGCCCTCTCTCTTGCTCAGGCCATTCCGGAAGCCATTCTCCATAATCCCAAAGCGGGGCATGTGGGTATGGTCGTTGGGAGTAAGGCAGAAAAGAATTTATTTGCCCCTCTTCATAGATGGTATCAGGCACTAGGAAATTCCTATGAGACCTGA
- a CDS encoding methyltransferase domain-containing protein: MRPDVSSLKLFYNRPIGRGVAACLSQKISTHWSSISSLDVMGIGYPLPVMDNLLASGADLFALMPGGQGAAVWPDEKHGRSILIDEYHLPFEDGSIDRIFLMHAIEYAHQPAAFLRECWRVLKPGGRLLVLVPNRRRAWSALEHTPFGQGTPYSSRQMQKQLEDQLLYPVHVSSALMMPPFMLPGIEKMMKVSELALRGSFEMLGGLLFIEAEKRVYSRLTPPPKRQGVRVLSGVSPRV, translated from the coding sequence ATGAGACCTGATGTATCCTCCCTTAAGCTTTTTTACAATCGACCTATTGGGCGCGGTGTCGCTGCTTGCCTTAGTCAGAAGATTAGCACCCATTGGTCGTCTATCTCTTCTTTGGATGTGATGGGAATAGGATATCCTCTCCCTGTAATGGATAATTTACTTGCGAGCGGTGCAGACCTTTTTGCTCTCATGCCAGGCGGGCAGGGCGCCGCTGTTTGGCCTGATGAGAAGCATGGACGGTCTATTCTGATCGATGAGTATCACCTTCCTTTTGAGGACGGGTCTATTGATAGAATATTTTTGATGCATGCAATCGAATATGCTCACCAACCTGCGGCTTTCTTGCGAGAATGTTGGCGCGTTCTAAAACCAGGTGGTCGCCTTTTAGTGTTGGTTCCCAATCGTCGACGAGCGTGGTCTGCGCTCGAGCATACTCCATTTGGTCAAGGAACACCGTATAGTAGCAGGCAAATGCAAAAGCAGCTTGAAGACCAACTCTTATATCCAGTCCACGTGAGTTCAGCTTTAATGATGCCGCCTTTTATGTTACCAGGCATTGAAAAAATGATGAAGGTGAGCGAGTTGGCTTTGAGAGGAAGTTTTGAAATGTTAGGTGGTTTATTATTCATCGAAGCGGAGAAGCGCGTCTATAGCCGTTTAACCCCCCCACCAAAACGTCAGGGGGTTCGTGTGCTGTCTGGTGTTAGTCCTCGAGTTTAA
- a CDS encoding carbon-nitrogen hydrolase family protein, translating to MKIAAAQFGSVRGDVEKTILSHTRVAQKAADHGASYILYPELSLTGYELDLASEMAFAPKDSRLQPLYKIAQECQLTISLGLPLRHSDGLFLANLIILPNNDFLIYKKIHLHGAEKDVFDFGEHHVVTPHNGEKIGHAICADITHPEHIACCAVEKSTIYAASVFLSPKVIDIESEMLSAYSHDYTQLVIMANSAADASTAVTAGQSGAWYQGKCLAQFKGVEKGLVLAEKVNDMWKASLLKLED from the coding sequence ATGAAAATAGCCGCAGCTCAATTTGGATCAGTGCGAGGGGATGTAGAAAAGACCATCCTCTCGCACACAAGGGTCGCACAGAAAGCTGCTGACCATGGGGCCTCTTATATACTCTACCCTGAACTCTCCCTCACAGGCTATGAACTTGACCTTGCAAGCGAAATGGCTTTCGCTCCTAAAGACTCGCGTTTACAGCCGCTTTATAAGATTGCCCAGGAATGCCAACTAACAATCAGCCTCGGCTTGCCCCTCCGGCACAGTGATGGCCTTTTCCTAGCAAATTTGATAATCCTCCCCAACAATGACTTTCTAATCTATAAAAAAATCCACCTTCATGGCGCCGAGAAAGATGTCTTTGATTTTGGAGAGCATCATGTCGTCACGCCGCATAACGGAGAAAAGATCGGCCATGCAATCTGCGCAGACATTACCCATCCTGAGCATATTGCTTGCTGTGCTGTAGAGAAGAGCACAATTTATGCCGCCAGTGTATTTCTTAGCCCAAAAGTCATAGATATAGAGAGCGAGATGCTGAGCGCATATTCTCATGACTATACTCAGTTGGTAATCATGGCAAATTCGGCGGCCGATGCATCCACCGCTGTGACTGCTGGACAAAGTGGTGCATGGTATCAAGGCAAGTGTTTAGCGCAATTTAAGGGCGTTGAAAAAGGATTAGTCTTAGCAGAGAAAGTGAATGACATGTGGAAAGCTTCACTTCTTAAACTCGAGGACTAA
- a CDS encoding helix-turn-helix transcriptional regulator, whose protein sequence is MENIIKDLRTELKWTQSDLGIKLGVSRQTINALEKGKYDPSLPLAFKLARAFGKPIEEIFNDRD, encoded by the coding sequence ATGGAAAATATCATTAAGGATCTGAGAACCGAATTGAAGTGGACACAAAGCGATCTAGGCATCAAGCTAGGTGTGTCAAGACAAACGATTAACGCCCTAGAAAAAGGGAAATACGACCCCAGTTTGCCTTTAGCCTTTAAACTGGCTCGTGCCTTTGGTAAACCGATTGAAGAAATATTCAACGATCGAGACTAA
- the thiE gene encoding thiamine phosphate synthase → MSEIDPCQLYLLSPPQIESAEDFAVTLDSVFSSGDVACFQLRLKEASEDHLIQVANAIRPVCISHDVAFILNDSAELAKQVDADGVHLGQSDGSVEEARTLLGYDKSIGVTCHDSRHLAFEAGDKGADYVAFGTFFDSPTKASDYRPELDILTGWDEATEIPSVAIGGITVDNCQQLAKAGAHFVAVSSGVWSYPEGPEAAVKAFNAQLKADL, encoded by the coding sequence ATGTCAGAGATAGACCCATGCCAACTATATTTATTATCGCCGCCGCAAATAGAGTCAGCTGAAGACTTTGCCGTTACTTTAGATAGTGTATTCTCTTCGGGGGATGTCGCTTGTTTTCAACTTCGGCTTAAAGAGGCTTCTGAGGATCATCTTATTCAAGTGGCAAATGCAATTCGTCCCGTGTGTATCAGTCATGATGTTGCTTTCATTCTGAATGATTCTGCTGAGCTCGCAAAACAAGTGGATGCTGACGGTGTTCATTTAGGTCAATCAGACGGAAGCGTAGAAGAGGCTCGCACGTTATTGGGGTACGACAAGAGTATTGGTGTGACATGCCATGATAGTCGACATCTTGCTTTTGAAGCAGGTGATAAGGGTGCAGACTATGTTGCCTTCGGCACATTTTTTGATAGTCCTACAAAAGCCAGTGACTACCGTCCAGAACTTGATATTTTAACGGGGTGGGATGAAGCTACGGAAATTCCAAGCGTGGCAATTGGCGGAATAACAGTCGATAATTGTCAACAACTTGCGAAAGCCGGCGCGCATTTCGTGGCCGTTTCTAGTGGTGTTTGGTCCTATCCAGAAGGGCCGGAGGCTGCGGTCAAAGCTTTCAATGCCCAACTGAAAGCGGATCTCTAA
- a CDS encoding peroxiredoxin family protein yields MKKILSIVLLMAFSMTALANAADAPDMVGPEVGKEISALISLKDQTGTEQSLKSLQGSKGTVLVFFRSADWCPYCQMQLIDLQLHANKQIQDKGYSLAAVSYDSVKTLDMFTKKWSINFPLLSDTGSKVIDALKLKNPEYKGKSRFYGVPYPMVLVIDTNGIVKAKLFEKSYRKRPAVEEILSAL; encoded by the coding sequence ATGAAAAAAATACTATCGATTGTTTTGTTGATGGCCTTCTCAATGACAGCCTTGGCTAACGCTGCTGATGCACCGGATATGGTTGGACCAGAAGTTGGAAAAGAAATATCAGCCCTTATTAGCCTTAAAGATCAAACGGGTACTGAACAGTCTCTTAAATCCTTGCAAGGCAGCAAAGGAACTGTCCTTGTATTTTTCCGATCCGCTGACTGGTGCCCCTACTGCCAGATGCAACTGATCGATTTACAGTTACATGCAAATAAGCAAATTCAAGACAAAGGCTACTCACTGGCTGCGGTTAGTTACGACAGTGTGAAGACTTTAGATATGTTCACGAAAAAATGGTCCATTAACTTCCCACTACTTTCAGATACAGGCTCTAAAGTTATTGACGCATTAAAGCTTAAAAACCCTGAGTATAAAGGCAAAAGCCGTTTCTACGGTGTCCCTTACCCCATGGTTCTCGTGATTGATACTAACGGGATTGTAAAGGCGAAACTTTTTGAAAAAAGCTATCGCAAAAGACCCGCTGTCGAAGAAATTCTAAGCGCACTTTAA
- a CDS encoding DoxX family protein codes for MTQKSKSTFSANTTPIAQFLIGKPANTTLALSAETMTRFIAGLFLVPHGAQKLFGWFGGAGLEATGLFFENQLGFSEGLTIAFSVGFIEFFAGIALAVGLFTRVSALGATILLLVASTIHLDAGFFWTNGGFEYPILWAAVTTSFILRGGNDQSIDTLLRRKFT; via the coding sequence ATGACACAAAAATCAAAATCCACTTTCTCAGCAAATACCACACCCATTGCCCAATTTCTTATTGGAAAACCAGCCAACACTACCCTTGCTCTATCTGCTGAAACAATGACACGCTTTATTGCAGGATTATTTCTAGTTCCCCACGGCGCACAAAAATTGTTTGGTTGGTTTGGCGGTGCCGGCTTGGAAGCCACAGGCCTATTTTTCGAAAATCAACTTGGTTTTTCAGAAGGTCTGACGATTGCCTTCAGTGTAGGTTTTATCGAATTTTTTGCGGGCATTGCTCTTGCCGTAGGGCTGTTCACACGCGTATCAGCATTAGGGGCAACAATTCTCTTACTTGTGGCATCGACCATACATTTAGATGCGGGTTTTTTCTGGACAAATGGTGGGTTTGAATATCCGATACTATGGGCTGCTGTGACCACCAGTTTTATCCTAAGAGGTGGCAATGACCAATCCATAGATACGTTGCTGCGTAGAAAGTTTACATAG